Proteins from a single region of Haloplanus sp. GDY1:
- the ilvB gene encoding biosynthetic-type acetolactate synthase large subunit, with amino-acid sequence MSERTTKQRETEEATDAEAGDGDATPTQVTSGATSAVRALENAGIETMFGVQGGAIMPVYDALWDSDIDHVMMAHEQGAAHAADAYNVVSGRPGVCLATSGPGATNLVTGIADANMDSDAVVALTGQVPQDMVGSDAFQETDTTGITAPITKNNYFASDADTVGDTVGEAVALAGSGRPGPTLVDLPKDVTNGETDREPGMPQTPETYTPQDEADEAAVATAAGAIEAAERPLLLFGGGVVKAEASEEARAFATEYEIPVVTTMPGIGTMPEDHDLCLSWAGMHGTGYANMAINHTDLLIAVGTRFDDRLTGGIETFAPEAEVVHVDIDPAEISKNVHADYPLIGDAGRVLEQLDDAMEAGPDAEAWREQCRTWREEYPMDYKAPDDEPLKPQFVVEALDEATSDEAIVTSGVGQHQMWASQYWTFREPRKWVSSHGLGTMGYGLPAAIGARLASDGGEEVVCVDGDGSFLMTVQELSVAVREDLDITVAILNNEYIGMVRQWQDAFFEGRHMAAGYSWIPEFDKLAEAFGARGWRVDDYDEVADAVEEALAYDGPSVIDFHIDPAENVYPMVPSGGANDKFALSEEQL; translated from the coding sequence ATGAGCGAACGAACGACCAAACAGCGGGAGACGGAGGAAGCGACGGACGCCGAGGCCGGCGACGGCGACGCGACCCCGACGCAGGTCACGTCCGGCGCCACGTCCGCCGTGCGCGCCCTCGAGAACGCCGGCATCGAGACCATGTTCGGCGTGCAGGGCGGCGCCATCATGCCGGTGTACGACGCCCTCTGGGACTCGGACATCGATCACGTGATGATGGCCCACGAACAGGGGGCGGCCCACGCCGCCGACGCCTACAACGTGGTGTCGGGGCGTCCGGGCGTCTGCCTGGCGACGTCGGGGCCCGGCGCGACCAACCTCGTGACGGGCATCGCCGACGCCAACATGGACTCGGACGCGGTGGTGGCGCTGACCGGCCAGGTCCCACAGGACATGGTCGGCAGCGACGCCTTCCAGGAGACGGACACGACGGGCATCACCGCCCCCATCACGAAGAACAACTACTTCGCGAGCGACGCCGACACCGTCGGCGACACCGTCGGCGAGGCGGTGGCGCTCGCGGGGAGCGGCCGTCCGGGGCCGACGCTCGTCGACCTCCCGAAGGACGTGACCAACGGCGAGACGGACCGCGAACCCGGGATGCCACAGACGCCGGAGACGTACACGCCACAGGACGAGGCCGACGAGGCGGCCGTCGCGACGGCGGCCGGCGCCATCGAGGCGGCCGAGCGGCCCCTCCTCCTGTTCGGCGGGGGCGTCGTGAAGGCCGAGGCCAGCGAGGAGGCGCGGGCCTTCGCGACCGAGTACGAGATCCCGGTCGTGACGACCATGCCCGGCATCGGCACCATGCCCGAGGATCACGACCTGTGTCTGTCGTGGGCGGGCATGCACGGCACCGGCTACGCCAACATGGCGATCAACCACACCGACCTGCTGATCGCCGTCGGCACGCGGTTCGACGACCGCCTCACGGGCGGCATCGAGACGTTCGCGCCGGAGGCCGAGGTGGTCCACGTCGACATCGATCCCGCGGAGATCAGCAAGAACGTCCACGCGGACTACCCGCTGATCGGCGACGCGGGTCGCGTCCTCGAACAGCTCGACGACGCGATGGAGGCGGGCCCGGACGCCGAGGCGTGGCGCGAGCAGTGCCGGACGTGGCGGGAGGAGTATCCGATGGACTACAAGGCGCCGGACGACGAACCCCTCAAGCCGCAGTTCGTCGTCGAGGCGCTGGACGAGGCCACGAGCGACGAGGCCATCGTCACCTCGGGCGTCGGCCAACACCAGATGTGGGCGTCCCAGTACTGGACGTTCCGCGAGCCGCGCAAGTGGGTCTCCTCTCACGGCCTCGGGACGATGGGCTACGGGCTCCCCGCGGCCATCGGCGCCCGACTGGCTTCCGACGGCGGCGAGGAGGTCGTCTGCGTCGACGGCGACGGCTCCTTCCTGATGACGGTTCAGGAGCTCTCGGTCGCGGTTCGGGAGGACCTCGACATCACCGTCGCCATCCTGAACAACGAGTACATCGGGATGGTGCGCCAGTGGCAGGACGCCTTCTTCGAGGGGCGTCACATGGCCGCCGGCTACAGCTGGATCCCGGAGTTCGACAAGCTGGCGGAGGCCTTCGGCGCCCGCGGCTGGCGCGTCGACGACTACGACGAGGTGGCCGACGCCGTCGAGGAGGCGCTGGCCTACGACGGCCCCTCGGTGATCGACTTCCACATCGATCCCGCGGAGAACGTCTACCCGATGGTGCCGAGCGGCGGTGCGAACGACAAGTTCGCCCTCTCGGAGGAGCAACTATGA
- the ilvN gene encoding acetolactate synthase small subunit yields the protein MSGGLEGPAPEERPDPEGRRNSQGIRIDPEAEAEPESRRAVLSALVEHEPGVLANVSGLFRRRQFNIESLTVGPTTDGDRARITLEIEEPRPGIEQAKKQLQKLVPVIAVTELEPTAIRRELALIKVDGSAPDQVGAVAEMYDGKTVDVSQESVTVEITGSEQKIDAAVETFGRFGIHEIVRTGTAALERGTRKTT from the coding sequence ATGAGCGGTGGACTGGAGGGTCCCGCACCGGAGGAGCGTCCGGACCCGGAGGGGCGGCGCAACTCCCAGGGGATCCGGATCGACCCCGAGGCGGAGGCGGAGCCGGAGAGCCGGCGGGCCGTCCTCTCGGCGCTCGTGGAACACGAGCCCGGGGTGCTGGCGAACGTCTCCGGACTGTTCCGCCGCCGGCAGTTCAATATCGAAAGCCTCACGGTGGGTCCGACCACCGATGGGGACCGGGCCCGGATCACGCTCGAAATCGAGGAGCCCCGACCGGGCATCGAACAGGCGAAAAAACAGCTGCAGAAGCTCGTCCCGGTCATCGCCGTCACGGAACTCGAACCCACCGCCATCCGGCGCGAACTCGCGCTGATCAAGGTGGACGGGAGCGCGCCGGATCAGGTCGGCGCGGTGGCGGAGATGTACGACGGCAAGACCGTCGACGTCTCCCAGGAGTCGGTGACGGTCGAGATCACGGGAAGCGAGCAGAAGATCGACGCCGCAGTCGAGACGTTCGGGCGGTTCGGCATCCACGAAATCGTCCGAACCGGCACCGCGGCGCTCGAACGCGGCACCCGCAAGACGACATAA
- the ilvC gene encoding ketol-acid reductoisomerase, with the protein MTDEFTVPVYYDDDADSDAIAGKTVAVLGYGSQGHAHAQNLDDSGIDVVVGLRKSSDSWAQAENDGLRVATPDDAVAEADVVSMLVPDTVQPAVFEAISDGLEAGDTLQFAHGFNIHYNQIQPPEGVDVTMIAPKTPGHLLRRNYVEDTGTPALLAVYQNTTGEAKAEALAYAQALGCTRAGVVETTFQEEVETDLFGEQAILCGGITALIKHGYETLVDAGYSPEMAYFECLNEMKLIVDLMYEGGMSEMWDSVSDTAEYGGLKVGPEIVDEGVRENMDEALEAVQNGDFARDWILENQADRPRYTQLRQADKNHDIEEVGARLRALFSWADEEAPEEAEAPADD; encoded by the coding sequence ATGACAGACGAATTCACCGTTCCGGTATACTACGACGACGACGCGGACAGTGACGCAATCGCCGGCAAGACCGTGGCCGTCCTGGGCTACGGCAGTCAGGGCCACGCCCACGCCCAGAACCTCGACGACAGCGGGATCGACGTGGTCGTGGGGCTCCGGAAGTCCTCGGACTCGTGGGCGCAGGCCGAGAACGACGGCCTGCGCGTGGCCACCCCGGACGACGCCGTCGCGGAGGCGGACGTCGTCTCGATGCTCGTCCCCGACACCGTCCAGCCGGCGGTGTTCGAGGCCATCAGCGACGGACTGGAGGCCGGCGACACCCTCCAGTTCGCCCACGGTTTCAACATCCACTACAACCAGATCCAGCCCCCCGAGGGCGTCGACGTGACGATGATCGCCCCCAAGACGCCGGGTCACCTCCTGCGACGCAACTACGTCGAGGACACGGGCACGCCGGCCCTGCTCGCCGTCTACCAGAACACGACGGGCGAGGCGAAGGCGGAGGCGCTGGCGTACGCGCAGGCCCTCGGCTGCACCCGCGCGGGCGTCGTCGAGACGACGTTCCAGGAGGAAGTCGAGACGGACCTGTTCGGCGAACAGGCCATCCTCTGTGGCGGCATCACGGCGCTCATCAAGCACGGCTACGAGACGCTCGTCGACGCGGGCTACAGCCCGGAGATGGCGTACTTCGAGTGTCTCAACGAGATGAAGCTCATCGTCGACCTGATGTACGAGGGCGGCATGAGCGAGATGTGGGACTCGGTGTCCGACACCGCCGAGTACGGCGGCCTCAAGGTCGGCCCCGAAATCGTCGACGAGGGCGTCCGCGAGAACATGGACGAGGCGCTCGAGGCCGTCCAGAACGGCGACTTCGCTCGCGACTGGATCCTCGAGAACCAGGCGGACCGCCCGCGCTACACCCAGCTTCGCCAGGCCGACAAGAACCACGACATCGAGGAGGTCGGTGCCCGACTGCGCGCGCTCTTCTCCTGGGCCGACGAGGAGGCCCCGGAGGAGGCAGAGGCCCCGGCAGATGACTGA
- the leuC gene encoding 3-isopropylmalate dehydratase large subunit, translating to MSQGTLYDKVWDRHKVADLPNGQDQLFIGLHLIHEVTSPQPFSELRERGIEVPYPERNVATVDHIVPTRPEGRERPLADESAEGMLTALERNTSEAGIQFYGLDSEKQGITHVVAPELGLTQPGMTVVCGDSHTATHGAFGAIAFGIGTSQVRDVLASQCVAADKADVRRIEVDGTLGPGVHSKDLILKIIAELGVDGGVGYVYEYGGEAVHDLSMEERLAVCNMSIEGGARAGYINPDETTYEFLRGREFAPEGEAFEERKAYWESISSDADAEYDDVVHLDADDLEPMVTWGTTPGQAVGIGERVPAPEDLPEGKREAARTAQEHTGVTPGERMAGYDIDVAFLGTCTNGRVSDFREAAAVLEGREVHDDVRALAVPGSQTVKSKLEAEGVDEIFRAAGFDWREAGCSMCLAMNDDSLEGDERCASSSNRNYVGRQGSKDGRTVLMSPAMVAAAAVAGEVTDVRDLGVVA from the coding sequence ATGAGCCAGGGCACGCTCTACGACAAGGTGTGGGACCGACACAAGGTGGCCGACCTGCCGAACGGGCAGGATCAGCTGTTCATCGGCCTGCACCTCATCCACGAGGTGACCAGCCCGCAGCCGTTCTCGGAGCTGCGAGAGCGGGGCATCGAGGTGCCCTACCCCGAGCGCAACGTCGCCACGGTGGATCACATCGTGCCGACGCGGCCGGAGGGCCGGGAGCGCCCGCTGGCCGACGAGTCCGCCGAGGGGATGCTCACGGCCTTGGAGCGCAACACCTCCGAGGCGGGCATCCAGTTCTACGGGCTGGACTCCGAGAAACAGGGGATCACCCACGTCGTCGCCCCGGAACTGGGGCTGACCCAGCCGGGGATGACCGTCGTCTGTGGCGACTCCCACACCGCCACCCACGGCGCCTTCGGCGCCATCGCGTTCGGCATCGGCACGAGCCAGGTGCGGGACGTCCTCGCCTCGCAGTGTGTCGCGGCCGACAAGGCCGACGTGCGGCGGATCGAGGTCGACGGCACCCTGGGTCCGGGCGTCCACTCGAAGGACCTGATCCTGAAGATCATCGCCGAACTCGGCGTCGACGGCGGCGTCGGCTACGTCTACGAGTACGGCGGCGAGGCGGTCCACGACCTCTCGATGGAGGAACGGCTCGCGGTCTGCAACATGTCCATCGAGGGCGGCGCCCGCGCGGGCTACATCAACCCCGACGAGACCACCTACGAGTTCCTGCGGGGCCGCGAGTTCGCCCCCGAGGGCGAGGCCTTCGAGGAGCGCAAGGCGTACTGGGAGTCCATCAGCAGCGACGCGGACGCCGAGTACGACGACGTGGTCCACCTGGACGCCGACGACCTGGAGCCGATGGTCACGTGGGGGACGACCCCCGGACAGGCCGTCGGCATCGGCGAACGGGTTCCGGCGCCCGAGGACCTGCCGGAGGGGAAACGCGAGGCCGCGCGAACCGCCCAGGAGCACACGGGCGTCACTCCCGGCGAGCGGATGGCGGGCTACGACATCGACGTGGCCTTCCTCGGCACGTGTACGAACGGTCGCGTGAGCGACTTCCGCGAGGCCGCCGCGGTGCTGGAGGGCCGCGAGGTCCACGACGACGTCCGCGCGCTCGCGGTGCCCGGCTCCCAGACGGTGAAGTCGAAACTCGAAGCGGAGGGCGTCGACGAGATCTTTCGCGCCGCCGGCTTCGACTGGCGCGAGGCCGGCTGTTCGATGTGTCTGGCGATGAACGACGACTCGCTGGAGGGCGACGAGCGGTGTGCCTCCTCGTCGAACCGCAACTACGTGGGTCGACAGGGGAGCAAGGACGGCCGGACCGTGCTGATGAGTCCGGCGATGGTCGCCGCCGCCGCGGTGGCGGGCGAAGTGACCGACGTGCGGGATCTGGGGGTGGTCGCGTGA
- the leuD gene encoding 3-isopropylmalate dehydratase small subunit: MKVRRVAGTGVPVRGDDIDTDQIIPARFLKTTTWEGLDEYAFYDARRDDDGELNDHPFNEYKGANVLVVNDNFGCGSSREHAPRALARWGVEAIVGESFAEIFADNCKSLGIPAATTDAETVEELQTFIEENPDAGIELDVVDETVTYDGKTVDVDIDEAMRGALVQGIWDTVALLRSNMDAIDETAADLPYVDSR; the protein is encoded by the coding sequence ATGAAAGTCCGGCGCGTCGCGGGCACGGGCGTCCCCGTCCGCGGCGACGACATCGACACCGACCAGATCATCCCGGCGCGCTTCCTCAAGACGACGACCTGGGAGGGACTGGACGAGTACGCCTTCTACGACGCCCGTCGCGACGACGACGGCGAACTCAACGACCACCCGTTCAACGAGTACAAGGGCGCGAACGTCCTCGTCGTCAACGACAACTTCGGCTGTGGCTCCTCGCGGGAGCACGCGCCGCGGGCGCTCGCTCGCTGGGGCGTCGAGGCCATCGTCGGCGAGTCCTTCGCGGAAATCTTCGCCGACAACTGCAAGTCGCTCGGCATCCCGGCGGCGACGACGGACGCGGAGACGGTCGAAGAGCTCCAGACGTTCATCGAGGAGAATCCCGACGCGGGGATCGAACTCGACGTGGTCGACGAGACGGTCACCTACGACGGGAAGACCGTCGACGTCGACATCGACGAGGCGATGCGCGGCGCGCTGGTGCAGGGCATCTGGGACACGGTCGCCCTGCTCCGGTCGAACATGGACGCCATCGACGAGACGGCGGCGGACCTGCCGTACGTCGACTCGCGATGA
- a CDS encoding isocitrate/isopropylmalate dehydrogenase family protein has product MSGTVAVIPGDGIGHEVVPAALRVLDAVADFEFVHVEAGDAVAERTGTPLPEETVDAVTSADATLFGATGETSADVILPLRDAVDSFVNVRPARTYPGVEAVQPETDLVILRENTEGVYAGIENRLSEDVSTLTRLVTQSASRRLGEFACDYVADSGSEGFTVAHKNNVMRVTDGLFVDAVREVAAERGVDVDDQYMDAMATGLAMDPEQYDVIVCPNLAGDMLSDLAAGLVGGLGLLPSANVGSERGIFEPVHGCAPDIAGEGVANPTATVLSAAMLLDFLDHGEAATAVRTAVEATLADGPRTPDLGGAATTEEFTTAVVDRLPGD; this is encoded by the coding sequence ATGAGCGGGACCGTCGCGGTGATCCCGGGCGACGGGATCGGTCACGAGGTGGTGCCCGCGGCCCTTCGCGTGTTGGACGCGGTCGCCGACTTCGAGTTCGTCCACGTCGAGGCCGGCGACGCCGTCGCCGAGCGGACGGGGACGCCGCTGCCCGAGGAGACGGTCGACGCCGTGACGAGCGCCGACGCGACGCTGTTCGGCGCGACCGGCGAAACCTCGGCCGACGTGATCCTCCCGCTCCGGGACGCGGTGGACTCCTTCGTCAACGTGCGCCCGGCGCGGACGTATCCGGGCGTCGAGGCGGTCCAGCCCGAGACCGACCTGGTGATCCTCCGGGAGAACACCGAGGGGGTGTACGCGGGCATCGAGAACCGCCTCTCCGAGGACGTCTCGACGCTGACGCGGCTGGTGACGCAGTCCGCCTCCCGCCGTCTCGGCGAGTTCGCCTGCGATTACGTCGCCGACAGTGGGAGCGAGGGCTTCACGGTCGCGCACAAGAACAACGTGATGCGCGTCACCGACGGTCTGTTCGTGGACGCCGTCCGCGAGGTGGCGGCCGAGCGCGGCGTCGACGTCGACGACCAGTACATGGACGCGATGGCGACGGGGCTCGCGATGGACCCCGAGCAGTACGACGTGATCGTCTGCCCGAACCTGGCCGGCGACATGCTCTCGGATCTGGCGGCCGGCCTGGTCGGCGGCCTCGGCCTCCTGCCGAGCGCGAACGTCGGCTCGGAGCGGGGCATCTTCGAACCCGTCCACGGCTGTGCGCCGGACATCGCGGGCGAGGGCGTCGCCAACCCGACGGCGACCGTCCTCTCGGCCGCGATGCTGCTCGACTTTCTCGACCACGGCGAGGCGGCGACGGCGGTGCGGACGGCCGTCGAGGCGACGCTCGCGGACGGGCCGCGGACGCCCGACCTCGGCGGTGCGGCGACCACCGAGGAGTTCACCACCGCGGTCGTCGACCGCCTCCCCGGGGATTAA
- a CDS encoding DUF7557 family protein → MPRIHLDEETVERLDGLRQEDEEYDEIITELINIYEAEELTLFHSGDEV, encoded by the coding sequence ATGCCACGGATCCACCTCGACGAGGAGACCGTCGAACGGCTCGACGGCCTCCGTCAGGAAGACGAAGAGTACGACGAGATCATCACGGAACTCATCAACATCTACGAGGCCGAGGAGCTGACGCTGTTCCACAGCGGCGACGAAGTTTAA
- a CDS encoding DUF5799 family protein, with protein sequence MSNWTDRIVGDRMAVDREFSERVRASEFTNQEWGLIMTAVEFEIEHPEDPERARIVPDTENLAQMMPELKKVGQGAGPAPGGERSRQDSGTGVLDAVRGALGLGDGDEEDRLDEAERLVGEYADELQTRLEEQGKWADVREAYRDG encoded by the coding sequence ATGTCGAACTGGACCGACAGGATCGTCGGCGACCGGATGGCCGTCGACCGGGAGTTCAGCGAGCGGGTCCGGGCCTCGGAGTTCACGAACCAGGAGTGGGGGTTGATCATGACCGCCGTCGAGTTCGAAATCGAACATCCGGAGGATCCGGAGCGGGCGCGGATCGTCCCCGACACCGAGAACCTGGCACAGATGATGCCCGAACTGAAGAAGGTGGGGCAGGGGGCCGGTCCCGCTCCGGGTGGGGAGAGAAGCCGCCAGGACAGCGGGACGGGCGTCCTCGACGCCGTCCGTGGCGCGCTGGGCCTCGGTGACGGGGACGAGGAGGATCGGCTCGACGAAGCCGAACGACTCGTCGGCGAGTACGCCGACGAACTCCAGACGCGACTCGAAGAGCAGGGCAAGTGGGCGGACGTGCGCGAGGCGTACCGCGACGGTTAA
- the psmB gene encoding archaeal proteasome endopeptidase complex subunit beta codes for MRTPTNQDFSRTQERLDGGDRPVFGPEIGEFTNTDERLAAADDEDKEMKTGTTTVGLSTENGVVMATDMRASAGRMVSSKDVQKVEQIHPNAALTIAGSVSAAQSLIRSLRSETSLYETRRGKDMSMEALSTLTSNFLRSGAFFIVSPLLGGVDEDGAHVYSLDPLGGMMEEDYAVSGSGSQYALGVLEQEYDEGLSVDEAKSVAAHAIQSAVERDLASGNGINVAVVTDEGVEITKHKDFESLL; via the coding sequence ATGCGTACCCCGACGAATCAGGATTTCTCACGGACACAGGAGCGTCTCGACGGCGGCGACCGGCCGGTGTTCGGCCCGGAGATCGGCGAGTTCACGAACACCGACGAGCGCCTCGCCGCGGCCGACGACGAGGACAAGGAGATGAAAACCGGCACGACGACCGTCGGGCTCTCCACCGAGAACGGCGTCGTGATGGCGACGGACATGCGCGCGAGCGCGGGCCGGATGGTCTCCAGCAAGGACGTCCAGAAAGTCGAGCAGATCCACCCGAACGCGGCGCTCACCATCGCCGGGTCGGTGTCGGCCGCCCAGTCGCTCATCCGGTCGCTCCGCTCGGAGACGAGCCTCTACGAGACCCGCCGCGGCAAGGACATGAGCATGGAGGCGCTCTCGACGCTCACGAGCAACTTCCTGCGCTCGGGGGCTTTCTTCATCGTCTCGCCACTCCTCGGCGGCGTCGACGAGGACGGCGCCCACGTCTACAGCCTCGACCCCCTCGGCGGCATGATGGAGGAGGACTACGCCGTCTCCGGATCCGGCAGCCAGTACGCCCTCGGTGTCCTCGAACAGGAGTACGACGAGGGGCTCTCCGTCGACGAGGCGAAGTCCGTCGCCGCCCACGCCATCCAGAGCGCGGTCGAGCGCGACCTGGCCTCCGGGAACGGCATCAACGTCGCCGTCGTCACCGACGAGGGCGTCGAGATCACGAAGCACAAGGACTTCGAGTCGCTGCTGTAA
- the ligA gene encoding ATP-dependent DNA ligase LigA, whose translation MDFADFADRLADVEAESADLETTALVATLLADADEDLPVVVRLLLGRVVPAWDSTTLDVGPRLCHEALARAAGPNVTADDVDDRLAEEGEIGTVAESLDTGGQRGLDAFGASAPDPLTVAEVNDRLGDLAAADGSGSQDRKVDVLFGLFNRADPLSARYLARLVLSEMRIGVGEGTIRDAVAEAFDVPVEAVERALQVTNDYGAVAVRARDEGEAGLADVDLSVGRPVRAMLAQTGTAADALEAWEAVAVETKYDGARVQVHHDPADGTAVYSRNMADVTDALPELVESVEERVAVPVILDGEAIAVDDAGDPLPFQEVLRRFRRKHDVARMRDEVGVELRAFDCLHADGTDLLDAPLRERRERLGEVLSTGVSPLAITDDPDAIAAREADALDADHEGIMLKDPDSTYTPGKRGRNWLKRKPDVETLDLVVTGAEWGEGRRANHLGTFLLSARDGADDAFATIGKVATGVSDERLAELSETLEPLIRRQDGTEVEIEPSVVFEVGYEEIQESPTYESGYALRFPRFVAVREDKGPADADSLDRIERLARE comes from the coding sequence ATGGACTTCGCCGACTTCGCCGACCGACTCGCCGACGTCGAGGCCGAATCCGCGGACCTCGAAACCACGGCGCTGGTCGCGACGCTGCTCGCCGACGCGGACGAGGACCTGCCCGTCGTCGTCCGGCTCCTGCTCGGGCGGGTCGTCCCCGCGTGGGACTCCACGACGCTCGACGTGGGGCCGCGCCTCTGTCACGAGGCGCTCGCGCGTGCCGCCGGCCCGAACGTCACCGCCGACGACGTCGACGACCGGCTCGCCGAGGAGGGGGAGATCGGAACCGTCGCCGAATCCCTCGACACCGGCGGGCAGCGGGGGCTCGACGCCTTCGGGGCGTCCGCCCCCGACCCCCTCACCGTCGCCGAGGTGAACGACCGCCTGGGGGACCTGGCCGCCGCCGACGGGTCGGGGAGTCAGGACCGCAAGGTCGACGTCCTGTTCGGCCTGTTCAACCGTGCCGACCCGCTCTCGGCTCGGTATCTTGCCCGCCTCGTCCTCTCGGAGATGCGGATCGGCGTCGGCGAGGGGACGATCAGGGACGCCGTCGCCGAGGCGTTCGACGTTCCCGTCGAGGCCGTCGAGCGCGCGCTCCAGGTGACGAACGACTACGGGGCGGTGGCGGTCCGCGCCCGCGACGAGGGGGAGGCGGGGCTCGCCGACGTCGACCTCTCGGTCGGCCGGCCGGTGCGCGCCATGCTCGCCCAGACGGGGACGGCCGCCGACGCCCTCGAGGCGTGGGAGGCGGTCGCCGTCGAGACCAAATACGACGGCGCGCGGGTGCAGGTCCACCACGACCCGGCGGACGGGACGGCCGTCTACTCCCGGAACATGGCGGACGTGACCGACGCCCTCCCCGAACTCGTCGAGTCCGTCGAGGAACGGGTGGCGGTGCCGGTCATCCTCGACGGCGAGGCCATCGCGGTGGACGACGCGGGCGATCCGCTCCCCTTCCAGGAGGTGCTCCGACGGTTCCGCCGGAAACACGACGTGGCGCGGATGCGCGACGAGGTGGGCGTCGAACTGCGGGCGTTCGACTGCCTGCACGCCGACGGGACGGACCTGCTCGATGCGCCGCTCCGGGAACGGCGCGAGCGGCTGGGCGAGGTGCTCTCGACGGGTGTCTCCCCCCTCGCGATCACCGACGACCCCGACGCCATCGCGGCCCGCGAGGCCGACGCCCTCGACGCGGACCACGAGGGGATCATGCTCAAGGACCCGGACTCGACGTACACGCCGGGCAAGCGGGGGCGGAACTGGCTGAAGCGCAAGCCCGACGTGGAGACCCTGGACCTCGTGGTCACGGGCGCGGAGTGGGGTGAGGGACGGCGGGCGAACCACCTCGGCACCTTCCTCCTGTCGGCGCGCGACGGAGCGGACGACGCGTTCGCGACCATCGGTAAGGTGGCGACGGGCGTCTCCGACGAGCGACTGGCCGAGTTGAGCGAGACGCTCGAACCGCTGATCCGCCGACAGGACGGCACCGAGGTGGAGATCGAACCCTCGGTCGTCTTCGAGGTGGGCTACGAGGAGATCCAGGAGTCGCCGACCTACGAGTCGGGCTACGCCCTCCGGTTCCCGCGGTTCGTCGCCGTTCGGGAGGACAAAGGCCCAGCCGACGCCGACTCGCTCGACCGGATCGAGCGACTGGCGAGGGAGTGA